A stretch of DNA from Spirosoma endbachense:
CCAAAGTTAAGGCAAGTATAACCCAGCGTAGCTTAGTCATACTAAGGTGAATTTCTCCAATAACGCCTTAGACATTTTTTGTTGTATAAATGCGACTAGGTAAAGGAATTATTCATAGTAATTCTTAAAAAAACTAGGTAGGGCTATTTTGAAATAAGTAAATACAGCTGGTCACCGTTTCACTATAAAAAATACAACCAGTATGATTGCACCCCCGATAACAAGTTTATATAGGAGACTTGCCAATTGTAGTATTCTTGAATGCGAAACCCAATTTTAGGGTACGAATTAATTTGTTGTTTCCATTGATTTAGCTCTTGTAAAGAAGCCGTTTGTACTTTAAAGTCAGGGCTGTCATCTCGACTAAAGACGCAAATACTAGACCGGCTTTTCTTATACTTTTTTTAAAGCTTCCGAGGTGAGTCTAATCTCGGCCGTATAGTTAGTAAAGGATAGCTTATCTTTAACCACCGTAATCTGAGCTACTTCCTGAGCTTTTAAGAGGGTATACATATAGGCTGAACTAACGACCGGACCGCCACCCTCAGCGGCTAACAAACAAAGTAGAGAAGGAATCAATAAAGCAATAAACCACCCTCGATACTGGTGACTAACAAACGGTAAACGGGAGAAAATATCCATACCAATCGAAAAAAATATATACGTGAAAAGCGGTTAAGTAGTCTGCTTCTTTTTTAGTGAAAAGTTGAGCTTTCCACGTCTAAAATGGACGGAGCGAGAGCCCCCATGATCGTCCTGAAAACGTATATCAAACCTACCCTTAAATGAACCAGTAGCCGAATCATAACAGGTAACCTGGAGCCATCCCTTAGCCTGTTTATATACTCTTGTCTTGATTCGTTCAATTCCAGTCGCTAAGTAGCTACTGACAATAGTTGTGCTGCCTAATGAATCGGAGTTGGACGAAGAAACTAAATAACGACCTGCCTGAAGGGGAATATTGCCAATAAGAAGCGTTTGGGTTTGAACACATTGTGCTTTGCAGCCGGTTATCCTACCAGTCGGTTTCTTGGCTAATTCAGGGTGTGGAAGATCAGTAGAGAAAATTAAGCCGAGTTTATTCCCATCATACACGTTAGGACTACCATTCGAAAAAGAAGCAAACCAAGCCGATCGGTTGAGTGAGGCTCTAACAGGGAAAGAAGTGGAACAGGATGCACACATGATCAGCAGAATGCTCAAACTTATTCTTATAGCCGTCCATTTTTCTGTTGTATAATCACGTATGTGTAAAGTAAGACAGATTTTGCCACTTCAACCTCAGCTCAATTAGAAGCTAGCCTGGCTTTCCAACTCATCGGCCTCCTGGTGTAAATAGCATCTGATTTCGTTATCCTCTTCCACGAGTAGTTGTTGGTGAAGGGTTAGATAGCGCGCTTTTCGGGTCGAAAACGTATCGCTGGTCATAAACTCGGCCAACCAGTGACTCATATCCAGCAAATCGGTTTGCTGATGCGTATAGGGGAAATGCGCCGTGAACCCAAGTTGAGCCATGGTTGACCACTCGTATTTGGGCAGCGGTTGAAGAGGCTGGCCGAAGAACTTATCCAGTACATACGTGTTGGCACAAAAGGTTTGCCAGACCTTCACTTTCGCTTCAGCAAGTTTACCCGCCTTAAAGAGTAGGATTGCCCACTCAAACAGGAAATCGGGAAAGCCAATGTCATCGGGAAACGTTTTGGCAAACCAGCGGAGGTAAGTAAGTCCTCCTTGATAATCGGCTAGCTGGATATAGTAGCGGGTGGGTAAATAGCGCAGGCCTCGGGAATCATCGTAGCCACCAAATTTTCGTTTCTCGGCGGCTAAGACTCGTTTGACATCAGCAATCTTTTTTTCCAGCCGTTGTCTTTGTTTGGGTGTCATGGCTAGCAGATGTAGTCGTCACTACAATTTAAGTCCAAAGACTAGCTGGCCAGTAAAGTAACCATAGCCAGCCACGCAAAAAACGATCATAGAAAATCCCTATCCAAACGATGATCGATTCCCAAAAATAGCCTTACAATCAGTAAACGAATCGAACAATTTTTAGATTAGATCAGTACTCAATTTATTAGCTACTTAACATTGAAAAATACTATTTCTACTAAGCCTGACTTATTGGCCTCAATTTATCTACTTCTTCTAATAGTACAAAATGATAGATTGTAGCCCTATTAGCTTATTCCCTTACTAATTTACGGATTAACCAGGGGCTCCATTGCCGGGAGCCCCTGGTTAATCCGTAAATTTAAGGGGAGTGACGAATCGCCATCCGGACTCGGGATTGTTGCGCTCAAACATGATGTTGAAGGCGAACACGGTATTTTCTGACTGAATCTCAGTCAGCTTGTGTCCCTGTGGCTGATCCTGATTAAGGGGCTTATGCAAGGCTACTTTGTAGCGGGTGCTTCGGATACTCATTTGGTTAAGTCGCTGAGTTAATTCCTGGGTAAAGCGTAAGGATATGGAATGCATGCGTATTCCTTGATTGACGATTTCGTATATCTCTACAACGGGGGATAGCGCTGCTCAAGTCTTCCCATTTAATGTGATTTACTCAAACAAACTGAAACTATAAAATTAGTAACTCGTGATAATATTGAATTATCACGAGTAATCCTATATTTGTCAAAACAAGCACATTTTGATAAAATTTGTTTGAAACTGAATTGACTCAAGCTATCGTTTCCTTTTCCAACTTATGAGCCTACCCGACAGTCCCCTTCAAGTCGTAACGATCATTCCAGTTTCTGAACAAAGCTTGTCGTTACGGATCGATGAACAGATTCATCAGGAAGCCCGGGAGTATTTGCGGGCGGGCCTGCAAGGTTCCCCCAATTCGCACCGGGCGTTTAGCACCGACCTCAAGCAGTATTCAGCCTGGTGCCAACAGAATGGGTACGAACCAACGCCCTTGTCGGCGGTTGCCTTAGTCGAATATGTTACCTTCCTGGGACGCTCGCGTTCCTTCTTCACTATCCAGCGCCACCTGGCCAGTATTGCCAAACTTCATCGCCAGCATCGAGTCGACTCGCCGACCACCGACGAGCAGTTCAAGGTCTTTATGAAAGGCTTTAAGCTCAAAAAGACTGTGCGCCAAAAACAGGCGCCTGACTTTTCCCTCAAGCAGTTCCGCCAGGCAATAGACGCCTTACCTCACACACCAACCGGTTTACGCAACCGGGCTATTCTGCTGTTGGGCTTCACCGGGGCTTTTCGTCGCAGTGAATTAGCCCAATTGGATGTCAATCATATTTTGATTGATGATGCCGGTATGGTGATCCGGCTAGACCGCTCCAAAACCAATCAATTCGGAGAAGTCGAAGAAAAAGCGGTTACGTATGCCAGTGAAGTGGAGTATTGCCCCATTGGAGCTCTTCAAGCCTGGCTAGCGGTGGTAGGTCGGCATGACGGCCCTTTATTTGTGCGGATCCGAAAAGGGGAGCGAGTCACCCAGGAGCGTCTTTCCGATGAGTGGGTGAACGTATTAGTTCAGCACCAATTGGGCGAATCCTTTACGGCTCACTCGCTACGGGCCAGTTTTGTTACCATTGCTAAAGCTAACGGAGCGGATGATCTGGAGGTGATGAATCAAACTAAACATCGAACCACGACGATGATCCAGCGGTATGATCGGCGTCGCAATATTCGTAAGCATAATGCCTCGGGTAAACTAGGCCTTTAACAACGGGGTGGATTGAGTAGGTATAGCCCTTGGCCTCAATGCTTATTACAGAAAATCCTTAAACTAGCTTATTAAGTATGGCCGTTAAGCAGATCGAATTATCGCTAAAATTAAGTATTGAAGTTGACCAGGCGTTGCTGGATAAACTGACTCAGGGCTTAGCTGAGCAATATGTACGGATGATCGTTGAGGAGTTGAATCGGGATGGAGCCGATGTCGATCGTACCTCCTATAGAATTAGTTATGGCAAAGGGTAAGCTTATCGCCTTTGCCCAATATAGTTTTTTTGGGCAGGGGCGGAGGGAACACGAAGTAACAAAACTCTAAACGAAACGGGATAAAAGCCGTGTCTCACAAACTCAGCTTGAATGTGAGATTTTGCGTTTGATTGGTGAGACGGCATTTTGAGACTAGGGCCCTAAGTTTGGCTATACGAGACTATAGTCGTGCTCAAAATGGGGGG
This window harbors:
- a CDS encoding site-specific integrase, producing MSLPDSPLQVVTIIPVSEQSLSLRIDEQIHQEAREYLRAGLQGSPNSHRAFSTDLKQYSAWCQQNGYEPTPLSAVALVEYVTFLGRSRSFFTIQRHLASIAKLHRQHRVDSPTTDEQFKVFMKGFKLKKTVRQKQAPDFSLKQFRQAIDALPHTPTGLRNRAILLLGFTGAFRRSELAQLDVNHILIDDAGMVIRLDRSKTNQFGEVEEKAVTYASEVEYCPIGALQAWLAVVGRHDGPLFVRIRKGERVTQERLSDEWVNVLVQHQLGESFTAHSLRASFVTIAKANGADDLEVMNQTKHRTTTMIQRYDRRRNIRKHNASGKLGL